A stretch of DNA from Dokdonia sp. PRO95:
TTCACTATTAACAGATTAGAATCCATAAAGTTCCACTTCCTAATCTTTGATTATTATTTATGCTAGAAACTACCAGACTAAGGTTTGAGCCAATATCTCCAAAACATCTAGAAGATGCTGCTGATATGTTTTGCACCAATAATCGGGTTATGGCATCTACACTAAAAGGCAGCGTTTTTACTAGAAGCGAATTTGATTCCTTACTTCATACAGATTTTATAAATGAGCAAGAGGCCGTATTTGGCTTCTGGTGCGTCTTATTAAAGGAGAGCAATCGTTTTATAGGAGTCTCTGGTATCCATAAAATCAATTATCAAGATAAAGAGTATTGTGAATTTGGCTTTATATTAAACGATAGTCACTGGGGTCAAGGTTTAGCCACAGAGATAGGTCACCACTGGATTTCATATGCAACGGAAACTCTAAAACTAGACCAGATTATAGCCACTGTAAGTCCGCACAACCTAGCATCTAGAAGAGTATTAGAAAAACTTGATATGAAGTATATGGATCAAGTAACATCTGTAGATAGAGGCGACCGCATTATCTTAGGTAAGAACCTCTTTAAGCACTGATTATAAACAATTAAACCAAAAAGTATACGTATTATGAAAATGTGTATACAAGAAGTAAGGATAGCTACAACTAATTTTGCCCTCATAAATCTTAAGCTAAAAAGTAATAATTATGAGTGCAAATATATTTGGTAAAGAAGGATGGACACCGGAGCGAATAGGTGACTTAACTAATCAAACGTTTTTAATTACTGGCGCAAATACTGGTGCAGGTTTTGAAGCAGCTAGACTGTTGTTAGAAAAAAATGCAAAAGTCGTTATGCTCAATCGGAACAGTAAAAAATCTGAAGATGCTATTACTATTTTAAAAGATGAGTTCGGTGCTCAGGTAGACGTTTCTTTTATCAAAATGGATCTGGCAAATCTTGAATCTGTAAGGAAAGCTGCCTTAACTATAAATAATAAGATTTCTAAAATTGACGCGCTTCTATGTAATGCAGCTGTCGCACAGCTTCCTAAACAAACATTTACAGCAGATGGTTTTGAGAGTCATTTAGGTATCAATCACTATGGACATTTTTTACTATGTGGTTTATTGTTTGATAAAATTGAGAGTTCAAAGGGGCGTATTGTAGTTGTAGCAAGTGAAGGCTATAAAATGGGGATTAAAACAATTCAGTTTGAAGATATGAATTGGAATAAGAATTATCATCCTAACAAAACGTACTGTCACAGTAAACTAGCTCAAATGATGTTTGCATATGAGCTTCAAGACAAAATTAAAGCTGCGAAAAAAAATGTAAATGTGTATGTATGCCATCCTGGAGCATCTGCCACAACACTAATTAAAAACAGCGGTGGCCTTAAAGATAGGATCATTTTTGGCTTAATGTCACTTACTCCACTAGTACAATCTGCACGAAAGGGTGCCTATCCAGAAGTTATGTGTGCTACAGAGGAGGAAAGACTACTAAATCTTAAAGGATATTATGGTCCTACAGGGAGAATGCAATGGACGGGACCTGTGGGTGAATGTACTCTAGAATCACATGCTCAAGATAAAGCAGTAATGAAACAATTATGGCAGGTATCAGAGAAAGCCACCAATTTTAAATGGGATCTAAAATCATAATAATCAATACATTATTTTAAAGAAGGTGTTATTTTCTGCGATACCATATCTTTAAAATGATTACTTTAATTACTTAAATTATAGACGGTTTATTGACTTTCGGATGTACCATTAATTTCACGACTCATCATGCAACATTTTAAAACACTATCTGCGTATTTAGAATATATAGAACTACCAATGCCAGAGCATCCTATGTTAAGCGTTTTTACTACACATGGAGATGGGTTTTTACCTTGCCCAAAAGATAGTTCTCCTCCTATCACAAATGACTGTTATAGCATAAGTCTCAAAAAAATAATGAAAGGCGAGCTCAATTATGGTCGCACTACCTATGATTTTACAAATGGTGCACTTATATGTATCGCTCCCCGGCAGGTATTACAATGGGATAATAGCGTAGTATATGATCAAAAGGGATTTTCTATTAATTTTCATCAAGATTTTTTAAACGGTACAGAGCTAGCAAAGCAAATCAAATTGTATGGTTTCTTCTCTTATTCTGTAAATGAAGCTTTACACCTATCTCCTAAGGAAGAAAAGCAGATGATATCCATTGTAGATAACATAGCGCTTGAATACAACAATAATCAAGATGCATTTAGTAAAGATATTATCATATCGCAACTAAGCACGCTCCTTAAATATGCAAACCGCTTTTATGAAAGACAGTTTATAAACCGAAAAAAACTATCTAATGATCTTCTTAAATTATTTAATAATTACTTAAATCAATATTTTGAATCTGGCCAGCTACAAGAAAAAGGAATCCCTAGTATAGATGATATTGCGACCCATCTATCTGTATCAAAGCGCTACCTAAGTGATACGCTTAAAAAGGAAACAGGTAAAACCTCTACAGAGCACATACAACTTTACTTAATAGACGAAGCCAAGAATGTTTTATTAGATCCGTATAAGACCATCTCGCAAGTAGCTTATGATCTTGGGTTTGAGTATCCAGCTTACTTCTCTAGATTATTCAAAAAGAAAGAAGGGATGAGTCCGAGTACATATAGACAAAAACACCAAATGAATTAATATGGAAATTTTAAAAATTGCCATTGAGTGGGCAAAAGCTGAAGTCTTTTCTTCAAAATTTTTCATCCTTTTTGCCATACTGTTTATAGCTGGGAGCGTGGGATTTTGGCACCTAGGAAAAACAGAAATTGCAAAAGCATATATTATCCCAACTGCAGTAGCCGGAGCATTACTCTTGGTTGTAGGTACTGGTATACTCTATGCTAATAATAAAAGAATTACAAGTTTTGAAACGGACTATAACACCAATACTACAGCATTTATAGCATCCGAAATTAAGCGTACAGAAAAGTCTATGAACGAGTACAAATTAATAGTTTTTAAAGTAATTCCTATTATTATAGTTGCTGCAGCTTTACTTATCGTATTCATTGACAAAAACAACTGGAGGGCTATTTGCATTACAACTATTGCAATGATGCTTGTAATATTACTTATAGATAGTAACGCAAATGAAAGGTTAAAGGAATATCATAGACAATTACAGATTGATGTTACACAGTCATAAATTATAATCCAGCAATAATATACACCTCTATTAAGTTACTAGCATACTCGTATTCAAATACCATTATTTTACTAGTAGTACGCTTTCGCGAAAGCGCACTAATCCATCAATAACTTCCATTAAAGACTGAAAGACATAATAAACGTATATTTATCGCTTTGTTATTATGTAAATATCTTAATACGCTTTATGCCATCATCTTCCCTCAATAAACTCTACAAGTACTTAAATAATGAAGGCGATGAGCGGGTTTGTAAAGGCATTACAGATGAGGCCTGTAAACATGTTGCTACAAACTACTTTAGTATACTCTTTACGCACACCTTTACAAAACTAGGTGATACACTAAGTAATCCTAAAACAGTGCTCACATGGCTCATGAATTATGTGGGAGCACCGGTTTTTCTCATAAGTCTCATTGTCCCTATACGTGAGTCTGGTGCCCTTATCCCGCAAGTTGCTATCTCAAACTATGTAAAAAGAAAACCCATACGTAAGTACATCTGGGTTATAGGTGCTATTATTCAAGGTCTTGCTATTGCTGCAATAGGGATTGTGGCATTACAATTTGAAAAACAAACTGCGGGATGGTTAATAATTATATGTTTAATCATTTTTAGCCTTGCGCGTGCTCTAGCTTCTGTGAGTTCTAAGGATGTAAAAGGAAAGACTATCCCAAAAACGAGGAGGGGAAAACTAGGAGGGTATACTTCCTCTTTTGCTGGTGTTTTAGTTCTTGCTGCAGGCTTGTACATTACCTATAAGTCGAAAACTAATGAGGATATACAGTTTTATACAAACCTCATATTCTTTGCAGCTTCCATGTGGGTCATTGCAGCGGTAATTTATGCATTTATCAAAGAATTCCCAACAGACATTACAACAGACGAGAGTGAGCAAAACAGTATTTTAGATAATATTAAACTGCTTAAAGACGATAGCCACCTAAGAAACTTTGTCATTGCAAGATCATTATTACTCTGCTCTGCCCTATCTGCACCGTTTTACGTTACGCTAGCGCAAAATAACGTTGAGGGAACTAGCTATCTTTTAGGGTTACTCATTATTCCAAATGGACTTGCCTCTATTGTGAGTTCGCCATCCTGGGGAAAACTGGCAGATAAATCTAGTAAAAATACGATGGCATATGCAGTTACGATAGCTTCGCTTTGCGGTATTATACTAGTCATTCTTATAAGTTTTTCAGCTAGTTTAAAAACACAATTATGGTTATACCCCACTGCTTTCTTTATCCTTGGTATTGCACACAGTGGCGTACGTCAAGGCAGGAAAACGTATGTTATAGATATGGCAAAGGGTAATGAAAGAACAAATTATGTCTCTGTAAGTAACACCATCATTGGGATTATTTTACTTTTTACAGGAGGATTGAGCGCTGCGCTATCATTGATATCTGTAGAGATAGTCATTGTTGTACTATCTATTTTAGGCTTTTGGGGTGCCATAAAAAGCTACCGCTTACCTAATGTCGAAAAAGAGAACGGGTAATTATGAGCCAACTTATTACTGAGTTCTCATGTAAAATCTAATTGCATGGGTTGATGCAAATCTAATGTTCGCGAAAGCGAATAATCACATCACATTTGGTTGCATACTAAAAAGCAAGTAAGTTTGTTATTCATCCAGAACATAGCAATTATAACCTACTTAATATGACACAAGACCTTACTAATCTCGCTTTTAACCTTCTACCTGCAGTGATTGTTGCGTTGCTGGCATATTACTTTTTTAGCCAGTACATAAAGGAGCAAGATGGACAACGCAGATTTCAACTTCATAAAGCCAATCAGGCAAATGCGTTACCGCAAAAATTGCAAGCTTATGAGCGCATAACGCTATTTCTTGAGCGCATCTCCCCGGGCAATCTCGTATCGCGTGTAAAGCCTTACAGTGATGATGCAAATGATTATGAAGCGCTTTTATTACGCACTATTACAGAAGAATTTGAGCATAACTTATCACAGCAAATTTATATTACTCAAGAGTGCTGGAACGTGGTGCGCACTGCCAAAAGTGCAACTGCAGCCCTCATACGTAAAACGAATATGAGTGATAAAGTTGATACCAGTGATAAATTGCGTGAGACCATCTTACGTGATCTTATGGACACCCCAGCTCCTAGCGACACGGCTTTACAATTTATCAAGCAAAAAGTAAGCGAGATTATCTAATTATAACGCTTTTATACGTTGCAAATAAGCGATTTCTTGATCTGAGAGGTCGCTTTTTATATTTAGAATCATAGCGGCTATTTTTGGATTTTTAAGGGCATTAGTAAGTAGCTTTCTTGCGCTTTCGCGAAAACGCCAAACGTGATGTACACTAGCTTCTAAAAGATTATGTAAGCTCTCCTCCTCATAAGATCCTAGCTGTCTTAAATAGTTAAATGCATTCTCCCGTAGCTGATACGGTTGAGATGGCGCTGTATAACCTATAAGCTCTTTATAACGGGCAAATGACTCTTCAGGCTTATATTGTGGTGTCGCGAGGGATAACGCAAGCCACAGCGTTCTTATATTGCCATCTGCAAAACCCAGCTGATTATCCATAAGATCTAATACTTTACGCTGTGACTTAGGATCATTGCGCTGCTGGTGATATACCCACAATTTAATCATGGCCTGCTCACGTGTGATATAACTCTTATCACTAAGTAGCTCATAAAACTCAAGTACCAGGGCTTCTGGAACTTCCTCAAGCGAACTAGCAATAGCTTGTCTTATAAAAACATTCTCTGTTTCCATGGCGCTTTTATATGCCGGAAGCGTAGCATTTATTGATTCTTGCGAGAGCTGGTAGATTGCCTCTGCGCCTAGATAATCGTTATTTGTAGCTATGGCATTCATAAGCGCTGTAAACTTAGAAGAAAGCGCTACTGCTCTACCCGACTGCAATTGGAAATACTGTTGCATAAATGTGTTTTCCCTGAGGGAAGCAAGCGCTTCCTCAGCTTGAAAGGCACTTTGATATAACCAGTTTTTCTTAAATGCAGTGAGATCTACGCTTGTTACTGCGGCTACTTCTGCCATAAATAGGTCTGTAGTGACATTATTATAAGCATATTTGGTCAGGTAGTTTCTCACTGCGGTATCAAAAGCTCCAGCTCCTACTTGTTCTCGTAGTATATGCACTGCCCATGCGCCTTTTTGATAATATGTAAGGCTACTACCTCCAGCAGCCACGAGTCTCTGCCCTTTGCCCATATCGCTGAGTTCACGTAGCTGCTCTGCGGTTTCAAAGAGCTTGAAATAAAAATAATCATCACCAAAAATCTCACGCTCTGCTAGCAATGCGTAATACGTAGCAAAACCTTCATGTAGCCAGTGATGCTCGCTGCTAGTCTCTGTTACTAAATCTCCAAACCATTGATGTGCCAACTCATGTGCGTTTACATTGACATAATTGCGATCCGTGTAGCCTATCTCATCCACCATAAAACTATCTGAAAACACAGTGAGGCTTGCGTTTTCCATGCCTGCATACAGAAAATCCTTTACGGGGACTTGCTTATAATCTTGAAAAGGAAACGGCACTCCAATCGTGGTTTCTAAGAAGTCGAAAATCTCTTTAGAGTATTTGTAAGTAATCTCGACCTTAAGCGAATCTTCAGGACGGTAATAATATTCCAACGGAACACCAGAACTAGCAGTCTCGCTCTTCATGTCATAATCGCCCGCTACGAGGGCAACGAGATAGCTAGAAATAGGCTGTTGCATATCAAAAGAAGAAAACAGAGCACCATAATCCTTTAAGACTCTATTACCTTTTCCATTTGCAATAATGGTCTTGCTATTATGTCCAGCTACTTTTAAGTCAAAAATGATCTTATCATTCATATCATCAATACTCGGTAACCAGTGTGAGGTGTACTTTCCTTGCCCCTGCGTCCAGAATTCCTCTTTGCCATTATTATTTACAAAGTAAGCCGCTATTAATGGTTTCACTTGATAATCAAACTGGGCTTTGTAAGTTGTTCCTGCCTTAAATTCCCCAGTGAGCACAATAGTATTATCTGTAGCGGTTACAGTGATTGACGGTGTTTTATCTACAACCGTCATTGCCACGCCATCCATGACAACTTGATCTACATTTTGTAATATCGTAAAGGTCGTTTCAACGGTTCCTAAAATGGATTTACTGTCAAAATCTAAGGACAATGACGCATTGATGGTCTTAAAATCAACAGCGGCGGTTTGTGCAGATATCTCTTGAGTATACGCTTTCGCGAAAGCGCAACAAGAGATTATAAACAGGAATAGGTATTTCATATTTTAAAAATAACAACTTTTAAGCCACTATCTTTTAAATATCAATTCGAAAATCTGAATTAAAGACCTTATTTTTACTTTAATGAATCCCACTTTTTTACAAACTCCCATAGATTACCTCAAAGGCGTAGGTCCTAATAGAGCAGACTTGCTCCGTTCTGAACTGGGTATTCATACATTCCAAGACCTAATGCACTTGTTTCCTAATCGGTATATCGATAAAACGCAGTATTACAAAATAGGCGAACTAGAACGTAATAATGCCGATGTGCAAATAATAGGCAAGTTTTCAGGACTCAAAATGATAGAAGGAAAAGGGCGACGACTCGTTGCTACTTTTAAAGATGAAACTGGGCAAATGGAGCTTGTTTGGTTTAGAGGACACAAATGGATTAGGGAGAGTATAAAGCTCAATACGCCTTATGTGATTTTTGGAAAATGCAATTATTACAATGGTAATTTCTCTATGCCTCACCCAGAAATGGAGCTACTTGCAGATCATGAAAAAAGTATCAAATCTGCGATGCAACCGGTCTATCCATCTACCGAAAAATTGAGCAATCGAGGGATCACAAATAAGGTGATAAATGGTGTGATGCAAACCCTCTTTTTAGAGTGTAAAAGTCACCTGTTTGAGAGCCTCTCAAAACCCATAATTACGGAGCTCAAATTGATGCCAAAAAGAGAGGCGCTTTTGAACGTTCATTTTCCGCAATCTCAAGAGCATTTAGCAAGGGCACAATACCGCTTAAAATTTGAAGAATTTTTTTACATTCAGCTGCAATTAGCTTTCAAAAATGTTAACCATAAAACTAAAATAAAAGGGTATCCATTTGAAAAAATAGGACCTAATTTTACCACCTTTTACAATGACCATTTGCCCTTTGAATTAACGGGTGCACAAAAACGAGTGCTCAAAGAAATACGTCATGATCTAGGTACAAATGCCCAAATGAATCGTCTTTTACAAGGAGATGTAGGTTCTGGGAAGACCATAGTGGCACTCATGTCAATGCTCATGGCACTTGACAACGGTTTTCAAGCTTGTTTAATGGCGCCTACTGCCATCCTGGCAGTACAACACTACCAAGGTTTAAAAGAATTATGTAAATACCTGAATACCAGTATTTCAATATTACAAGGTTCAACTAAAACTTCAGAACGTAAAATCATTCATGAAAAGCTTGAAAATGGCGAGTTAGACATCTTAATTGGTACTCATGCACTTCTAGAAGACAAGGTGAAATTTAAGAATCTTGGGCTTGCGGTAATCGATGAGCAACATCGTTTTGGGGTGAAACAGCGCAGTAAATTATGGCATAAAAATGAGTACCCTCCACACGTACTTGTGATGACCGCCACCCCTATTCCACGCACCCTTGCTATGACCGTTTATGGTGATCTAGATGTGAGTGTAATAGACGAACTTCCACCGGGCAGAAAGTCCATAAAAACAGTGCATAGATATGATGCAAATAGACTCAAAGTTTTCAAGTTTATTAGAGACGAAATTGCACTAGGAAGACAGGTCTATATTGTGTACCCATTAATCCAAGAATCTGAGGCTATGGATTACAAAGATTTGATGGATGGATATGAAAGTATTTCGCGAGAATTTCCCATGCCAAAATATCAAATTTCCATCGTCCACGGACAAATGAAACCAGCCGATAAGGAGATTGAAATGAATCGTTTTATAAAAGGCGAAACACAAATCATGGTCGCCACTACCGTTATTGAAGTTGGCGTAAATGTGCCTAATGCATCTGTGATGATTATAGAAAGCGCAGAACGTTTTGGGCTAAGTCAGCTACACCAATTACGTGGTCGTGTAGGTCGTGGTGCAGAGCAGAGTTACTGTATTTTGATGACCAGTCATAAGTTGTCAAGTGACAGTAAAGTGCGTTTAGAAACGATGACACGCACTAATGATGGTTTTGAGATCGCAGAGGTTGACCTCAAGCTACGTGGTCCAGGAGATATTACAGGAACTCAACAAAGTGGCGCACTAAACCTCAAAATAGCCGATATTATAAAAGATAATGATATTCTTAAAGTAGCCCGAAGTTACGCATGGGCTGTGGTTAAGGACGACCCTACCTTTAAAAAGGAAGAAAATCAAATCATTAGATTCATGTATGCCCAGATGATGAAGTTTAAGAACATCTGGAGTTATATATCGTAATTACTCAGCTAGCAACTGTGCTATAAATTTTTCAAACTCCTCTTTAAACTCAAGGTGCTTCTCCCCTGTCGCTGTACCATTATATCCAGTGTGGATGCGTCTCACAGCTCCTTTCTTGTCAATATAAATCGTAGTTGGATATGAAAGCACATGATTAAGCATAGGCAGCTTTTCGGCTGCTTTTTTCTTATCTGCCCCTTCTCCATACTGCGCAAGTAGTACTGGATATGGTAATTGCAATCTATCTGTAAGTCGGTTGATGCTCTTTACTGCTGTAGCTTCAGTCTTTGCATATTCAAATGCTAGCCCCACAACCTTCAAGTTCTCATTAGGGTTGCCAGTGATGTAATCTCTATAAAAGATAGACTCTTCAAGACAATTAGGACACCAAGAACCCATTATTTGTACAAGCACCACTTTATCCTTGTATTCCTCATCTTGCAAAGAAACTATACGACCGCTGGTATCTTTAAATGAAAAATCAAATCGATCATACCCTTCTTTTAAATACGTAAGCCCTTTTGCGTCTGGCAATTCGTAGTCATTATTTTTTATCGCTGTAAATGCTTCTTTAAAGTGGTTTCCGCTATAGAACTGCCCCTGCATCGTACTATCTGTTACAGTTGCCACAAAGAGAAAAGCATGCGCTCCGTCAAAAGTTGACAGCCTAAGTTCGTCA
This window harbors:
- a CDS encoding GNAT family N-acetyltransferase, which codes for MLETTRLRFEPISPKHLEDAADMFCTNNRVMASTLKGSVFTRSEFDSLLHTDFINEQEAVFGFWCVLLKESNRFIGVSGIHKINYQDKEYCEFGFILNDSHWGQGLATEIGHHWISYATETLKLDQIIATVSPHNLASRRVLEKLDMKYMDQVTSVDRGDRIILGKNLFKH
- a CDS encoding SDR family oxidoreductase, whose amino-acid sequence is MSANIFGKEGWTPERIGDLTNQTFLITGANTGAGFEAARLLLEKNAKVVMLNRNSKKSEDAITILKDEFGAQVDVSFIKMDLANLESVRKAALTINNKISKIDALLCNAAVAQLPKQTFTADGFESHLGINHYGHFLLCGLLFDKIESSKGRIVVVASEGYKMGIKTIQFEDMNWNKNYHPNKTYCHSKLAQMMFAYELQDKIKAAKKNVNVYVCHPGASATTLIKNSGGLKDRIIFGLMSLTPLVQSARKGAYPEVMCATEEERLLNLKGYYGPTGRMQWTGPVGECTLESHAQDKAVMKQLWQVSEKATNFKWDLKS
- a CDS encoding response regulator transcription factor codes for the protein MQHFKTLSAYLEYIELPMPEHPMLSVFTTHGDGFLPCPKDSSPPITNDCYSISLKKIMKGELNYGRTTYDFTNGALICIAPRQVLQWDNSVVYDQKGFSINFHQDFLNGTELAKQIKLYGFFSYSVNEALHLSPKEEKQMISIVDNIALEYNNNQDAFSKDIIISQLSTLLKYANRFYERQFINRKKLSNDLLKLFNNYLNQYFESGQLQEKGIPSIDDIATHLSVSKRYLSDTLKKETGKTSTEHIQLYLIDEAKNVLLDPYKTISQVAYDLGFEYPAYFSRLFKKKEGMSPSTYRQKHQMN
- a CDS encoding MFS transporter → MPSSSLNKLYKYLNNEGDERVCKGITDEACKHVATNYFSILFTHTFTKLGDTLSNPKTVLTWLMNYVGAPVFLISLIVPIRESGALIPQVAISNYVKRKPIRKYIWVIGAIIQGLAIAAIGIVALQFEKQTAGWLIIICLIIFSLARALASVSSKDVKGKTIPKTRRGKLGGYTSSFAGVLVLAAGLYITYKSKTNEDIQFYTNLIFFAASMWVIAAVIYAFIKEFPTDITTDESEQNSILDNIKLLKDDSHLRNFVIARSLLLCSALSAPFYVTLAQNNVEGTSYLLGLLIIPNGLASIVSSPSWGKLADKSSKNTMAYAVTIASLCGIILVILISFSASLKTQLWLYPTAFFILGIAHSGVRQGRKTYVIDMAKGNERTNYVSVSNTIIGIILLFTGGLSAALSLISVEIVIVVLSILGFWGAIKSYRLPNVEKENG
- a CDS encoding M1 family metallopeptidase translates to MKYLFLFIISCCAFAKAYTQEISAQTAAVDFKTINASLSLDFDSKSILGTVETTFTILQNVDQVVMDGVAMTVVDKTPSITVTATDNTIVLTGEFKAGTTYKAQFDYQVKPLIAAYFVNNNGKEEFWTQGQGKYTSHWLPSIDDMNDKIIFDLKVAGHNSKTIIANGKGNRVLKDYGALFSSFDMQQPISSYLVALVAGDYDMKSETASSGVPLEYYYRPEDSLKVEITYKYSKEIFDFLETTIGVPFPFQDYKQVPVKDFLYAGMENASLTVFSDSFMVDEIGYTDRNYVNVNAHELAHQWFGDLVTETSSEHHWLHEGFATYYALLAEREIFGDDYFYFKLFETAEQLRELSDMGKGQRLVAAGGSSLTYYQKGAWAVHILREQVGAGAFDTAVRNYLTKYAYNNVTTDLFMAEVAAVTSVDLTAFKKNWLYQSAFQAEEALASLRENTFMQQYFQLQSGRAVALSSKFTALMNAIATNNDYLGAEAIYQLSQESINATLPAYKSAMETENVFIRQAIASSLEEVPEALVLEFYELLSDKSYITREQAMIKLWVYHQQRNDPKSQRKVLDLMDNQLGFADGNIRTLWLALSLATPQYKPEESFARYKELIGYTAPSQPYQLRENAFNYLRQLGSYEEESLHNLLEASVHHVWRFRESARKLLTNALKNPKIAAMILNIKSDLSDQEIAYLQRIKAL
- the recG gene encoding ATP-dependent DNA helicase RecG, with amino-acid sequence MNPTFLQTPIDYLKGVGPNRADLLRSELGIHTFQDLMHLFPNRYIDKTQYYKIGELERNNADVQIIGKFSGLKMIEGKGRRLVATFKDETGQMELVWFRGHKWIRESIKLNTPYVIFGKCNYYNGNFSMPHPEMELLADHEKSIKSAMQPVYPSTEKLSNRGITNKVINGVMQTLFLECKSHLFESLSKPIITELKLMPKREALLNVHFPQSQEHLARAQYRLKFEEFFYIQLQLAFKNVNHKTKIKGYPFEKIGPNFTTFYNDHLPFELTGAQKRVLKEIRHDLGTNAQMNRLLQGDVGSGKTIVALMSMLMALDNGFQACLMAPTAILAVQHYQGLKELCKYLNTSISILQGSTKTSERKIIHEKLENGELDILIGTHALLEDKVKFKNLGLAVIDEQHRFGVKQRSKLWHKNEYPPHVLVMTATPIPRTLAMTVYGDLDVSVIDELPPGRKSIKTVHRYDANRLKVFKFIRDEIALGRQVYIVYPLIQESEAMDYKDLMDGYESISREFPMPKYQISIVHGQMKPADKEIEMNRFIKGETQIMVATTVIEVGVNVPNASVMIIESAERFGLSQLHQLRGRVGRGAEQSYCILMTSHKLSSDSKVRLETMTRTNDGFEIAEVDLKLRGPGDITGTQQSGALNLKIADIIKDNDILKVARSYAWAVVKDDPTFKKEENQIIRFMYAQMMKFKNIWSYIS
- a CDS encoding TlpA disulfide reductase family protein, which encodes MKHILILISFISIISCKQDKVVITPQTLNSGFWRATLAVQDQEELPFVFEVNDDEIITIYNAEERIEVDEIEINGDSIRIQTPVFEGYFVGRFRESGNQITGSFIKPSLDRVVPFTMNYGVKERFVSSAEVLSENTASVNVDGSWETVFSPDNAKDRYIAKGTFKSDGDIVTGTFRTTTGDYRYLEGKLDGDELRLSTFDGAHAFLFVATVTDSTMQGQFYSGNHFKEAFTAIKNNDYELPDAKGLTYLKEGYDRFDFSFKDTSGRIVSLQDEEYKDKVVLVQIMGSWCPNCLEESIFYRDYITGNPNENLKVVGLAFEYAKTEATAVKSINRLTDRLQLPYPVLLAQYGEGADKKKAAEKLPMLNHVLSYPTTIYIDKKGAVRRIHTGYNGTATGEKHLEFKEEFEKFIAQLLAE